Proteins encoded together in one Psilocybe cubensis strain MGC-MH-2018 chromosome 8, whole genome shotgun sequence window:
- a CDS encoding Aldehyde dehydrogenase family 3 member A2 has protein sequence MSTSELVYTPIEEIAKIRDNLRAGFASGKLKSNEYRKYQITQLIYLVKDNMVRFEEALSKDLGRPALEARMMDIIPTISEAVTQLKNVDKWTKPTRPPFSFNFFAMRPLIRKEPKGTVLIISPFNYPVWLTLAPVAGALAAGNSVCLKPSESTPATSALMTELVAKYLDTDLVSFVNGAIPETTRLLELQWDHSNGRVAKIVATAAAKHLTPVTLELGGKSPVIIDPKCDLKTAAKRIMWGKVVNAGQTCVAPDYILVPREFQETFVDALKEVYEEFYPDPAKRAAVPGSYSRIITPQATERISGLLEKTQGKIAFGGEINKDSKYIAPTVVTDVKADDSLMSEEIFGPVLPIVPVDSIEDAIKFVNERDYPLALYIFSQDNELKTKVFNKTQSGAVIANETLIHPGADGLPFGGVGPSGYGMHTGKYTFDMFTHFRASMDSPSWIDYILKFRFPPYNTSKENAVFRLMNSLPSRPTGPPSTKGTGKWWGKWFILALAMAVAGGLTSRSKMTAA, from the exons ATGTCAACATCAGAACTTGTGTACACCCCAATCGAGGAAATCGCGAAA ATTCGCGACAACCTCCGAGCAGGATTCGCGTCTGGAAAGCTGAAATCGAATGAATACAGAAAATATCAGATTACTCAACTCATTTACTTGGTCAAGGACAACATGGTTAGATTCGAGGAAGCGCTATCCAAAGATTTGGGGAGACCCGCCTTGGAGGCTCGAAT GATGGACATTATTCCTACCATCAGCGAGGCTGTCACCCAATTGAAGAATGTGGACAAATGGACGAAGCCAACCAGACCACCCTTCAGTTTTAATTTTTTCGCTATGCGACCTTTGATCAGGAAAGAACCCAAAGGAACTGTTCTTATAATCAGTCCCTTCAATTATCCTGTTTGGTTGACTCTGGCACCAGTC GCTGGTGCCCTGGCGGCTGGAAACTCTGTCTGCCTCAAGCCCTCGGAATCAACCCCCGCTACCAGTGCATTAATGACTGAACTTGTTGCCAAGTACTTGGACACGGATCTAGTCAGCTTTGTTAATGGAGCCATCCCAGAGACCACGAGA CTCCTTGAGCTGCAATGGGACCATA gtAACGGAAGAGTCGCCAAGATTGTGGCAACCGCCGCAGCTAAGCACCTCACTCCCGTCACGCTCGAGCTCGGAG GGAAATCTCCAGTGATCATTGACCCCAAATGTGACCTCAAGACAGCCGCTAAACGGATCATGTGGGGAAAAGTTGTCAACGCGGGACAGACGTGTGTGGCTCCCGATTACATTCTCGTACCAAGAGAATTCCAGGAAACATTCGTTGACGCCCTCAAGGAAGT ATACGAAGAATTCTACCCTGACCCCGCAAAACGTGCTGCTGTTCCTGGATCCTACAGTCGGATCATTACTCCTCAGGCTACAGAGCGTATCTCGGGACTATTAGAGAAAACTCAGGGCAAAATCGCCTTCGGTGGTGAAATCAACAAAGACTCCAAGTATATCGCGCCCACTGTTGTAACGGACGTCAAAGCCGATGATTCATTGATGAGCGA GGAAATATTTGGCCCAGTTCTCCCTATAGTTCCTGTCGACAGCATCGAAGATGCTATTAAGTTCGTGAATGAACG CGACTATCCTTTGGCATTATACATTTTCTCCCAAGACAACGAACTTAAAACTAAAG TCTTCAACAAAACTCAAAGTGGAGCCGTCATTGCCAATGAAACCCTTATCCATCCTGGTGCCGACGGATTGCCATTCGGCGGTGTTGGTCCGAGTGGAT ACGGCATGCACACTGGAAAGTATACCTTCGATATGTTCACTCATTTCCGTGCATCGATGGATTCCCCAAGCTG GATTGATTACATCCTAAAGTTCCGCTTTCCTCCTTACAAC ACTTCCAAGGAGAATGCCGTGTTCAGGTTGATGAACTCTCTCCCATCTCGTCCGACTGGGCCACCGTCAACCAagggcactggaaaatggTGGGGCAAATGGTTCATTCTGGCATTAGCCATGGCCGTTGCTGGTGGACTAACGTCGCGGTCGAAGATGACCGCTGCTTAA